DNA sequence from the Pedobacter sp. W3I1 genome:
TGCGTATATCAACAGTTTCAAAAGATTTTGTACTACTAAATCTTACCGCAAATACATCATTCGCAAATACATCGAAATAATCATTAAAATACTCCGAAGTATCTTGTTGCTCTAACTTAAAGCCATTTAACTTTAAAAAATTGTATATTTCTTCTTTAGTCATTTTAATACCGCTTAAATTATTTTATTAACCAACTTCCATTAGGGCTTACTTTATAACCTTTTCCAAATAGGTAATTCAACTCTTGTTCATAAAAACTTCCTGCCTTAACTTGATTAAGTGGAGTTGCTAGCCTAATATCATCGCCTCGCAAAATCATCCGATCAAGAAATTTTTGATTTGCTATCCATTGTGCACCTTTACTCATTTTATTCCAGATATCTGTAGGAATAGTGAACTTTCTGGCTGCGAGACTTTCGGCAAGTCCTACATATTCAGGATAATGGCCTAACACTGATACTCCCCTTGCTGGCCCAGAAATCAACCAGGACATAGGATTATTACCAATGTCCATCCTTATTACTGTACGCCCAGGGATTTCACGTCCAAAAAGCAAATCATGTCCTACCACTTTCCACATTTCAACATCAGTAACATTCTTTTTGAAATTTTCCCAAAACTTACCGCCCCCTTGATTTGCACTTACCTGGGTAGAAATCCATGCATATTTCCCATCATTTTCAAATTGAACATTATAATAACCATTTTTCGAACCATATTCAACGTCAACGCTACCATCCAAATATCGATAAACAGACACTCCAGCATTTTTATCGGCCATGGATTTCGCCAGTTCAAATCTTTGAGCATTAGGATCCTTGAGATAGTCTAGGTTATCTATCCGCTCCACAGTCTTATTTATCCATGCATTAAAATTGGCGTAACCACCTCCATCCTGATGTCTCTTGAAATTACTAATGCCACGGTCACTTACATACTGGCCGTTCGATCCATAAAAATCCCCCATCGGATCATTATACAGTACAGGATTGTTGCCTGCATAATGATAAGGGCTTAAGGATTCCGTAAGTTCCGCTTTAGGATCTATGCCCGTAAACCTGCCCAATGCCGCATCGTAACTGCGGTAATAGGTCTGATAAAGATCAGGCAGATCACCAAAGTCGTTCTGCCATTCACTGCCACCGTTATAGAGCTGTTTGTTCGCCAGCGACGGGGTAGCAATCTGGCTGTTCGGCATGATGAGACCAAAGGGATAATAACTGGTCTCCTGTTTGACCACAGCTACCCCCATCGTCCCCTGTTCCTGGAAACTCACGCGCACATTGCCCTGCTGATCGGCAATAAAATACTCTGGTAGCAAAATGCCTCCTGTATTGATTATCCTGCCCTCAGGCATGGCAAAATAACTTAAAACATTGTCTTCAGCGACAAAACCATCCACATAATCGGTTGTTTTAACCAGCGAATTATTGTCGTATTGCTGTTTTCTGATCAATACCGCCGTGGCATCATAGGTATAATTGATGTACTTGCCAGCACCGGTAGCAACGGTTACCCGGCTTACTCGGTTTAACACATTATAACTGCTGCTGGTTCCCTTGTAGGCATCCTCCAAGAGGTTGCCCTGATTATCGTAAGTATAAGGCGTACTGCTGCCTGTTCTGTTCTTAAACCCCAGGCTAGTATAACTGCTACCAACACCATCAGTTACCGTATTTAGCTTATTATCATTATAGCTATAGGCTAGGTCATCAATCGCTACAATACTCCCACTGATGATCGCATTACGTTTTAAGGTCATGATATTGCCGTTATGGTCATAGGAAATATTGTGCTCGTCATAAGCCCCAAAATTGCCCCAAACACCCTGCCCTGCGGACCGGTCCGCATAATTTGCATCCTGCAGGCGGTTCTGGTCATCATAGGTGTATTTATAGCTACGTTCCGTTAGCGTTGGGGTCCCTGCCATCCATTTTACCGCCGAGATCAGCCCATTAAAATACGGCGTGTTATTGAGCGGGTTAGGCCCAACATCCACCTTATCGTACAGAAACTCCATGCCAAATAGTGCAGATGTGCCCGCGGCATTGTTGCTGCCTGCTGTTAAGCTACTGTTGTTGATACTCAGCATCTGCCCCCTAATATTAAAACGGTAATCTACCGACTGCATAAAGGTACTGCCTGCATCTTTTGAATGCAAGTTTTTAGCGATCATCTGTCCCAGCTCATTATACACATACGCGCCTATCCGGATAGCCGTGGCTCCATTATAGGCCTGATCGACGCTCAGCAATCGATCCCGATGGTCATACTGAAAGCTGGAAAGTACCGTAGTGGTGGAGCCATAAAGTACCTTGATGATTTTATTTTGCAGGGGCTTTCCCGTAAAATCTGGCGCATTGGTAGAAATATCTGTTAAGGCAGCCGACGCGTTAGTATGGTTTGCAGCCTGAGTCTGGATGGCACGCCCGCGGCTATCATAGAAGATCGCCGATGTCAGCCATATGCCTACCGTTAAACCCTCGCCAACTGCGGTTTTACTAATTACCGTCAATCTGCCACGCACCTGTGCTGATGGACTGGCCTCATTTGCAAGCCCCTGTACCTGGTAGGCGAAATCGGCTGTTCCATTCCTGTCCAGATCATAGGTATCGAAATAAGCGTAAGATAATGGCTGCAAAGCAGTGCCACCACCGGCATTGTTCAATCTGGGAAAAACATTATTGGTATAATAACCGCCGTTGACAGGTATGTTGCTGGCCTCTTCATAGTAGCTGGAACTGTAGTCAATGCCATCTACATAGGCCTGCATTGCTTCCTGACCAAAGTTCCCCTCATCGGTATAAATGCCCTGGCTTACCGCCCTTCCCTTACCATCATATTTAATATAGTTCCATTGATGCAGGGCCCGCATATTGCCTTCCTGAATCAATACCGGACGGTTAAGCGGATCGTAAACCATATAAAGCACGGAACCACCGGGACCGGTTTTTTGTACCAAACGTCCGCGGCTGTCATATGTCATTTTAAATACCAGCGCATCAACGCCCGCCTGCGTAATATTATAATTGGCAGCATTGCGCATGGTGACCACCGCTTTAGGTGGGATCACATAACTAAGCGATCCATTATCATTATACACGTAGTACGTATCGAGCCTGGTTTCGGCAACACCTGCTATTGTTTCATTGATCAATTGGCGTTTCAGCACTGTTCTGTCCAAGTTATCTGTAAAAAGGATCGTGCTTACCCCCTGTTCATCAGTAGTCTGCACTGCAGAAAGGCTGTTATCACTATAGTTTCCATTGCTAAGCCCATTGTAACTCCATCTGAGCACATTGTCGGTAGCCAGATTATACAGGTATGCAGCTGTTTTGTAATGCTGACCGGGCTGAAAACCATCACCAAAGGAGCCTGCCTGCAATAAACGCTGTAGCGGGCTGTTCTCAAAAACCTGCTTGCTGAACGGTGAAGCATCAATGGCGACTTTGCCACCCTGGCCGGTATTATAAAACGTAGCCTGCTCGCTGAGCGCATTGTCATGAAAGCCCCCGCTTCCGTCAGTCCCGGTATAAGCCAGATAAGCCGTGCTCTGCAAGTTCAGGTTCGGATCATATACCATAGACTGGACAATGTCCTTTCCTGCAGGACTTGCGCCAATCGCTATAGTCTGTATAGGGCGGCCCAGACCATCGGTATATTGCCGCGTGACCTGTTTCTGTGTATTGGTCAATGCCGGTACCTGGCTGGGGGTAGTAACACCGGCAACTTTAATTATGGTCTCTTCCTGGTATGAGCCCCAGTTCTGGCCAAACGCCGTGTGGATACCAAGTATCTGGAATATGATAAATACAAGACCGGATATTTTTTTTAAATATGCCGATGTATGCTGATTGTTCATTGGTTTAGAATAAGGTTTTACAACTATGGTCTGAGGGTAGTCTGGCATTTTTATCACTGTAGGCTTCCCCCTGTTCCATCGCAGTTCATGGTTTCTAAATCGAAAACAACAACAGTTTCAGCAGACAGGTCATCGCTGAGGGTATAGGTATTGGCTCCTGAGCCCCCACTTGTAGGGAAACAGGCCCGTATGTGGCCAGTGTACCTGACGCTGTTGTAACTACCGGATGGTCCACTGACTGTGAGCTCAATATCATATTTGTCAGGCACAACATTAGATCCAACACCTAATAAGACCCCTTTGATACTATAGATCACAATGCCGTTCTGCTTTAAGGTAACATTGGTAATAGATGCCCCGTTGCTATGATTAGTTGCCCTTATGGTGACTGTTGCCGCCGGCAACGTTTCTATGACCTGCTGACGGCTAGTACTTAAAACTCCGTATAATGCAGATGTTGCGGTGAGCGCAACAGTATATGTACCTGCTGCCGCATAAGTGTGGGTACTATTCAGGCCGGTGACTGTTGCGGAACCGTCCCCAAAATCCCAGGTATATACAATGTCAGAGGCATTAGGATTATTGATTGTACTGACATTGATAAACTGGATCTGTCTCTTTTCCCATTTTTTGCCTGATACATATGATTCTGAAAAATTAACAGTCACAAACGGAGGAGGCGGTCCCATCTGGCTCTTTCGTATGTAAGATTTGGCTAGTACGATCTGTTTGTCCTGATCTTTGATATTATTTAAGCGGCCATAAGGATCGAACGAGTAATAGGTCGTAATGCCACTGGCGTCGATCTCAGATGTTTTCTGGTGTGAAGCAAAATCATAAGAGGAAGTGCTTACCGAGGCATTTTCAGGATAAAAAAGAATATCATCTACCGTGAACTGTGTGCTACCCTGAAAACTGGCCAGTATGCTGCCAGTCAAGGCGCCTACCGGAACCGTAATTTCACAATACCTCCACTTGGCTGCGTCAGCGGCGTAAGCCACTGTGTAGGGATAGTTTGTTCCTCCGCTGGTTAAAATTAAATTAAGGGAACCTGCTGCCGCTGACTTGATCCAGCAGGAAAAAACATAATTTTGGGCCCGGGGACTTTTCTGAACAGTCGCCGTCAATGTTTCTGATGCGTTAAGGCTTAAAGCCTTGCGGCCTGTATGGTTATCGGTAACGTTGCCTAAATTGTTCCCTGCAAAACCGATACCGTTGTTAATGCTCTCAAAATCGTTAAAGGCTAGCTCGTTAAAGACCGCCCCCGTAACAACAGCTTCGGGCAGCCCCAAAAACCGGTTGGTCAACACTGTCTGAATATTTTTATTGCCATCATCCCGAGTCAATAAAAAGCCATATTGATCGTAATCTGTATCGTTTTCAACTTGGATGTAGCGGGCATCTTTTATAAAAGCACCCGAAGCGGAAGAGAACGGTTGGAAATCGGTAAGGCCAGTAGGAGATACAAGTTGCAATTTTTGAGTGGGCAGGTATAACAATGGCCAGCCCGGTTTCGCCGGGAAGCTTTTAAATTTAGTAAGCTCAGCCTTAATAGTTTTAGTAATCCCATCGCGCTGAACAGTTGAACGGCTTTCTATAGGCACATTTATATTCAGCAGCCTTAGGTTTTCAATGGCCAGCAGGTTTGGATCGGTTGTCGCAGGAATAGTATAGTCCTTTGCATAGCTGATGTAATTGGTCAATATACTGCCATCACTATTGGTACTGCTCTGCTGGGTAAGCAGCTTATGATATGCACTACCATACACATAATTAAGTGTAGTGACCTGTTGTTGAGGAGGGCTTGATGCACTGGATTCAAATACCGTTTTGGTTTCCTGCACTAGCTGTTCTGAGCTTGATGTATAAATCTTATATTTAGCATACACCCTACTGGTCTGGTTACTGTCCACCCTCAGACCGGTGACTGTCAATGGTTGACCGGTAAGCTGGTAAGTATAACTCGATTCACTCACTTCCTTGTTTGACTGATCATAATGGACAACCTTTTTTAACAGGCCCCTTTCAAAATCAAAGTTGGTATTCGGTCCAAAGGGATATAAGGAGGCACCGTTCCGGGTATTATTCGACAGCGAGCAGTCCATCCGCGCCGAATAATTTACTGTAGGGCTCCATTCCGGCGAAGTGCTCACCTCCCAGTTAGTCCCTGGCACAGCATATTCGTACAGCGAACTTCCCTCACCCGACTGGCTGACTTTAACGTGGCTGTATATTACCGACCCATCTTCAGTCGCTTGATCGTTCTCGCTCCGGATGGTAGAATAATTCCACACATCTGCAGTAGTCCCGGTTCCTGTGTATGGCCTTACAAAAGCAAAAACAGGTAAAGAAACCGGCTTGCCGCTCGATAAGCCTGTTGAGGGATTAACGTAAGTATAGCTCTTGACAAGGGTGTTATTTACACTGCTACTATCGTTATCGGTCAACGTTTTTACCCTGATACCGCCACCCCTGATCACCGTCGCAGATGTAGGGTCATAATAATCGTTAAGCTCATAACCCAAAACAGTCGATCCGCCTTCTGGATAGGTAATTTTATTTAAGGTACCCGTCATTGTGTAATCTGGATCGGCCATCCGGTTGGCCCCTGGAAGGCTGATTGTATAGTCGGTACCAGGTGTAGCTGATGCCTGTATTTTATAGGTAGGCAGCAAAGGATTGGATGGATTGACAAAAAGCGAAGGGGTCAGCGAGGTATTGGTCTGTAACCTGGTATAATACCCCCAGTAATCGATCTGCTTAGATGAAGTGTCCGGCAGGATACCCGAAACCACGGAGCTGCTGAAGTTGGGATAACCGATATAACCGAATTTATAGTTCAGTGGATAACTGCTTATCCGATCGTGTACCGAGGTCAAAAAAGACCGCTGATACCCTGATGCACCATCTACCCGGCCATAATCGAAGATAATATCCTTCCCTGCAACTTTTATATTGGTTACAATATAATCTGCTGTACCCTGTGCATTTCCATAGGCAAATTCAATCCTGCTGCTATCCTTGGCGCTTTGCACTATGGTCAGCAGTTTATTGTTGTTCTTGATTTCTACATTGGAATACTGGTAGT
Encoded proteins:
- a CDS encoding DUF6443 domain-containing protein, with the protein product MNNQHTSAYLKKISGLVFIIFQILGIHTAFGQNWGSYQEETIIKVAGVTTPSQVPALTNTQKQVTRQYTDGLGRPIQTIAIGASPAGKDIVQSMVYDPNLNLQSTAYLAYTGTDGSGGFHDNALSEQATFYNTGQGGKVAIDASPFSKQVFENSPLQRLLQAGSFGDGFQPGQHYKTAAYLYNLATDNVLRWSYNGLSNGNYSDNSLSAVQTTDEQGVSTILFTDNLDRTVLKRQLINETIAGVAETRLDTYYVYNDNGSLSYVIPPKAVVTMRNAANYNITQAGVDALVFKMTYDSRGRLVQKTGPGGSVLYMVYDPLNRPVLIQEGNMRALHQWNYIKYDGKGRAVSQGIYTDEGNFGQEAMQAYVDGIDYSSSYYEEASNIPVNGGYYTNNVFPRLNNAGGGTALQPLSYAYFDTYDLDRNGTADFAYQVQGLANEASPSAQVRGRLTVISKTAVGEGLTVGIWLTSAIFYDSRGRAIQTQAANHTNASAALTDISTNAPDFTGKPLQNKIIKVLYGSTTTVLSSFQYDHRDRLLSVDQAYNGATAIRIGAYVYNELGQMIAKNLHSKDAGSTFMQSVDYRFNIRGQMLSINNSSLTAGSNNAAGTSALFGMEFLYDKVDVGPNPLNNTPYFNGLISAVKWMAGTPTLTERSYKYTYDDQNRLQDANYADRSAGQGVWGNFGAYDEHNISYDHNGNIMTLKRNAIISGSIVAIDDLAYSYNDNKLNTVTDGVGSSYTSLGFKNRTGSSTPYTYDNQGNLLEDAYKGTSSSYNVLNRVSRVTVATGAGKYINYTYDATAVLIRKQQYDNNSLVKTTDYVDGFVAEDNVLSYFAMPEGRIINTGGILLPEYFIADQQGNVRVSFQEQGTMGVAVVKQETSYYPFGLIMPNSQIATPSLANKQLYNGGSEWQNDFGDLPDLYQTYYRSYDAALGRFTGIDPKAELTESLSPYHYAGNNPVLYNDPMGDFYGSNGQYVSDRGISNFKRHQDGGGYANFNAWINKTVERIDNLDYLKDPNAQRFELAKSMADKNAGVSVYRYLDGSVDVEYGSKNGYYNVQFENDGKYAWISTQVSANQGGGKFWENFKKNVTDVEMWKVVGHDLLFGREIPGRTVIRMDIGNNPMSWLISGPARGVSVLGHYPEYVGLAESLAARKFTIPTDIWNKMSKGAQWIANQKFLDRMILRGDDIRLATPLNQVKAGSFYEQELNYLFGKGYKVSPNGSWLIK
- a CDS encoding PKD domain-containing protein — protein: MQKKILLLLIYSLIFNHTVFSQGKDMVSVDPNKGLATAVIPIYTLTRGGASFPINLIYAASGIKVQQNHDNAGMGWHLSASGRITRQVRGLPDDNRGAGDGSYKGWLSNSNGTGIDNFTISNDGNQSVCADETADINYINSSFNYKSDMEPDLFYVNAPGLNCQFVFDKDHQIRTIPYQDLKITYTVGSDQKINAFTVVDDKGTVYSFYELETTTKSAVWSTFGLAGNPDFFKAGYSQYKSPITYNSSWLLSSIYDSNNNGFSMNYEDHGQVASSSPVVLTFSSPHNLDRKNYQYSNVEIKNNNKLLTIVQSAKDSSRIEFAYGNAQGTADYIVTNIKVAGKDIIFDYGRVDGASGYQRSFLTSVHDRISSYPLNYKFGYIGYPNFSSSVVSGILPDTSSKQIDYWGYYTRLQTNTSLTPSLFVNPSNPLLPTYKIQASATPGTDYTISLPGANRMADPDYTMTGTLNKITYPEGGSTVLGYELNDYYDPTSATVIRGGGIRVKTLTDNDSSSVNNTLVKSYTYVNPSTGLSSGKPVSLPVFAFVRPYTGTGTTADVWNYSTIRSENDQATEDGSVIYSHVKVSQSGEGSSLYEYAVPGTNWEVSTSPEWSPTVNYSARMDCSLSNNTRNGASLYPFGPNTNFDFERGLLKKVVHYDQSNKEVSESSYTYQLTGQPLTVTGLRVDSNQTSRVYAKYKIYTSSSEQLVQETKTVFESSASSPPQQQVTTLNYVYGSAYHKLLTQQSSTNSDGSILTNYISYAKDYTIPATTDPNLLAIENLRLLNINVPIESRSTVQRDGITKTIKAELTKFKSFPAKPGWPLLYLPTQKLQLVSPTGLTDFQPFSSASGAFIKDARYIQVENDTDYDQYGFLLTRDDGNKNIQTVLTNRFLGLPEAVVTGAVFNELAFNDFESINNGIGFAGNNLGNVTDNHTGRKALSLNASETLTATVQKSPRAQNYVFSCWIKSAAAGSLNLILTSGGTNYPYTVAYAADAAKWRYCEITVPVGALTGSILASFQGSTQFTVDDILFYPENASVSTSSYDFASHQKTSEIDASGITTYYSFDPYGRLNNIKDQDKQIVLAKSYIRKSQMGPPPPFVTVNFSESYVSGKKWEKRQIQFINVSTINNPNASDIVYTWDFGDGSATVTGLNSTHTYAAAGTYTVALTATSALYGVLSTSRQQVIETLPAATVTIRATNHSNGASITNVTLKQNGIVIYSIKGVLLGVGSNVVPDKYDIELTVSGPSGSYNSVRYTGHIRACFPTSGGSGANTYTLSDDLSAETVVVFDLETMNCDGTGGSLQ